In one Scomber japonicus isolate fScoJap1 chromosome 6, fScoJap1.pri, whole genome shotgun sequence genomic region, the following are encoded:
- the LOC128360238 gene encoding extracellular calcium-sensing receptor-like: MHKAGDVVLGGLFQVHFFSVFPDLSFTSEPQETSCHGFDVLGFRQAQTMAFAINEINRNSNLLPNVTLGYSLYDNCVNLGVGFRAALSLINGQEEEFILQESCVGAPPVLGIVGDSSSTRTIAISTVLGLYRVPMVSYFATCSCLSDRQKFPSFFRTIPSDAFQVRAMIQILKRFGWTWAGLLVSDDDYGLHAARSFQADLAQSGGGCLAYLEVLPWGNDPAELRRIVDIMRKSTARVVIVFAHESHMIGLMEEVVKQNVTGHQWIASEAWTAAAVLQTPDLMPYLGGTLGIAIRRGEILGLKDFLLTTRPDLHYNNSYENNLVNQFWEHTFQCRFAPSSSGWMDGGRALCTGEEDLENVETELMDVSNLRPEYNVYKAVYALAYALDDMLQCVPGRGPFSGRSCATLQGLELWQLVHYLQKVNFTTPFGDQVSFDENGDALPIYDIMNWQWLPDGRTKVQTVGAVKKSAFTSEKLTIDEDKIFWNFQSKEPPRSVCSESCPPGTRMARKKGQPECCFDCILCSEGKISNNTDSTECTSCPEDFWSNPQRDHCVPKKIEFLSYHEPLGICLTITSLLGTFICAVVLGIFIYHSSTPLVRANNSELSFLLLISLKLCFLCSLLFIGRPRLWTCQLRHAAFGISFVLCVSCILVKTMVVLAVFKASKPGGGASLKWFGAMQQRGTVLVLTSIQAAICTVWLVTSSPAPYKNTQYHNDKIVYECVVGSTIGFAVLLGYIGLLAILSFLLAFLARNLPDNFNEAKLITFSMLIFCAVWVAFVPAYVNSPGKYADAVEVFAILASSFGLLVALFGPKCYIILLRPERNTKKAIMGRGTTK, translated from the exons ATGCACAAAGCTGGAGATGTGGTTCTGGGTGGACTGTTTCAAGTCcacttcttttctgtctttcctgaCCTGTCTTTTACCTCAGAGCCACAAGAGACTAGCTGCCATGG TTTTGATGTTCTAGGATTCAGGCAGGCCCAGACCATGGCTTTTGCTATTAATGAGATTAACAGAAACTCCAACCTGCTGCCTAATGTGACCCTGGGATACAGTCTGTATGATAACTGCGTCAATCTAGGAGTTGGATTCCGTGCAGCACTGTCATTAATCAATGGTCAAGAGGAAGAATTTATATTACAAGAGAGCTGTGTAGGAGCCCCTCCAGTTCTAGGGATTGTGGGCGATTCTTCCTCTACACGTACTATTGCCATCTCCACTGTCTTAGGTTTGTACAGAGTGCCTATG GTGAGTTATTTTGCCACATGTTCCTGCCTGAGTGACCGGCAAAAGTTTCCATCCTTCTTTAGGACAATCCCAAGTGATGCTTTCCAG GTGCGGGCTATGATTCAGATTCTTAAACGGTTCGGCTGGACTTGGGCAGGTCTGCTCgtcagtgatgatgattatgGACTCCACGCTGCCCGATCATTCCAAGCTGACCTGGCTCAGTCTGGTGGAGGTTGTCTGGCCTATTTGGAGGTTTTGCCCTGGGGTAATGACCCAGCTGAGCTACGCAGGATTGTGGATATAATGAGGAAATCAACAGCTCGTGTGGTCATTGTATTTGCACATGAGAGTCACATGATTGGCCTCATGGAAGAG GTGGTGAAACAGAATGTGACAGGCCATCAGTGGATTGCCAGTGAAGCCTGGACAGCAGCTGCTGTGCTCCAGACCCCAGACCTCATGCCGTATCTGGGTGGCACACTGGGCATTGCCATCCGTCGAGGAGAAATACTAGGCCTCAAAGATTTCTTATTAACAACACGTCCAGACCTACATTACAACAACAGTTATGAAAATAACTTG GTAAATCAGTTTTGGGAACACACATTTCAGTGCAGATTTGCACCATCTTCATCAggttggatggatggtgggagaGCACTATGTACAGGAGAGGAGGACCTAGAAAATGTGGAGACTGAGTTGATGGATGTGTCTAACCTCAGGCCTGAGTACAATGTTTACAAGGCTGTGTATGCTCTGGCGTATGCCCTTGATGACATGCTGCAGTGTGTACCAGGCAGAGGACCTTTCAGTGGGCGCAGCTGTGCAACTTTGCAAGGACTGGAGCTGTGGCAG CTTGTACATTATTTACAAAAGGTCAACTTCACCACACCATTTGGTGATCAAGTGTCATTTGATGAGAATGGTGATGCTTTACCAATATATGACATTATGAACTGGCAGTGGCTCCCTGATGGAAGAACAAAAGTTCAAACTGTGGGTGCAGTTAAGAAGTCAGCATTTACAAGTGAAAAGCTCACAATTGATGAGGACAAAATCTTCTGGAACTTTCAATCCAAAGAG CCACCCCGATCAGTGTGTAGTGAAAGCTGTCCTCCAGGTACTCGAATGGCCAGAAAAAAGGGTCAACCTGAGTGCTGTTTCGACTGCATCCTTTGTTCTGAGGGAAAGATCAGCAATAATACAG ACTCTACTGAGTGCACCAGTTGTCCAGAAGACTTCTGGTCCAACCCCCAGCGAGACCACTGTGTTCCTAAGAAAATTGAGTTCCTCTCCTACCATGAGCCCCTGGGCATCTGCTTGACCATCACATCATTGCTGGGCACATTTATCTGTGCTGTTGTCCTGGGGATTTTCATTTATCATAGCAGTACACCCCTGGTACGCGCCAACAATTCAGAACTGAGTTTCCTGCTCTTAATCTCACTCAAACTATGTTTTCTGTGCTCACTGCTGTTCATCGGTCGCCCCAGACTATGGACATGCCAGCTGAGACATGCAGCATTTGGAATCAGCTTTGTGCTTTGTGTCTCATGTATCCTGGTGAAAACCATGGTGGTTCTGGCTGTTTTTAAGGCCTCCAAACCAGGAGGTGGAGCCAGTCTGAAGTGGTTTGGTGCTATGCAGCAGAGAGGGACAGTTCTGGTTCTTACATCAATCCAGGCAGCAATCTGCACTGTGTGGCTTGTCACATCTTCACCAGCTCCTTATAAAAACACTCAATATCATAATGACAAGATAGTTTATGAATGTGTAGTTGGCTCCACTATTGGGTTTGCAGTGTTGCTGGGTTATATTGGCTTATTGGCTATCCTTAGCTTCTTGTTAGCATTTTTGGCAAGGAATCTTCCAGATAACTTCAATGAGGCCAAACTCATCACTTTCAGCATGCTGATCTTCTGTGCTGTGTGGGTGGCCTTTGTCCCTGCTTATGTCAACTCCCCAGGCAAATATGCAGATGCAGTGGAGGTATTTGCCATCCTGGCTTCCAGTTTTGGTCTCTTGGTGGCACTGTTTGGCCCCAAATGTTACATAATTCTGCTCAGacctgagagaaacacaaagaaagcaaTCATGGGTCGGGGCACAACCAAGTGA
- the LOC128360425 gene encoding extracellular calcium-sensing receptor-like gives MHKAGDVVLGGLFQVHFFSVFPDLSFTSEPQETSCHGFDVLGFRQAQTMAFAINEINKNSNLLPNVTLGYSLYDNCVNLGVGFRAALSLINGQEEEFILQESCVGAPPVLGIVGDSSSTRTIAISTVLGLYRVPMVSYFATCSCLSDRQKFPSFFRTIPSDAFQVQAMIQILKRFGWTWAGLLVSDDDYGLHAARSFQADLAQSGGGCLAYLEVLPWGNDPVELRRIVDIMRKSTARVVIVFAHQSHMIGLMEEVVKQNVTGHQWIASEAWTAAAVLQTPDLMPYLGGTLGIAIRRGEILGLKDFLLTTRPDLHYNNSYENNLVNQFWEHTFQCRFAPSSSGWMDGGGALCTGEEDLENVETELMDVSNLRPEYNVYKAVYALAYALDDMLQCVPGRGPFSGRSCATLQGLELWQLVHYLRKVNFTTPFGDQVSFDENGDALPIYDIMNWQWLPDGRTKVQTVGAVKKSAFTSEKLTIDEDKIFWNFQSKEPPRSVCSESCPLGTRIARKKGQPECCFDCILCSEGKISNNTDSTECTSCPEDFWSNPQRDHCVPKKIEFLSYHEPLGICLTITSLLGTFICAVVLGIFIYHSSTPLVRANNSELSFLLLISLKLCFLCSLLFIGRPRLWTCQLRHAAFGISFVLCVSCILVKTMVVLAVFKASKPGGGASLKWFGAMQQRGTVLVLTSIQAAICTTWLVTSSPAPHKNTQYHNDKIVYECVVGSTIGFAVLLGYIGLLAILSFLLAFLARNLPDNFNEAKFITFSMLIFCAVWVAFVPAYVNSPGKYADAVEVFAILASSFGLLVALFGPKCYIILLRPERNTKKAIMGRAITK, from the exons ATGCACAAAGCTGGAGATGTGGTTCTGGGTGGACTGTTTCAAGTCcacttcttttctgtctttcctgaCCTGTCTTTTACCTCAGAGCCACAAGAGACTAGCTGCCATGG TTTTGATGTTCTAGGGTTCAGGCAGGCCCAGACCATGGCTTTTGCTATTAATGAGATTAACAAAAACTCCAACCTGCTGCCTAATGTGACCCTGGGATACAGTCTGTATGATAACTGCGTCAATCTAGGAGTTGGATTCCGTGCAGCACTGTCATTAATCAATGGTCAAGAGGAAGAATTTATATTACAAGAGAGCTGTGTAGGAGCCCCTCCAGTTCTAGGGATTGTGGGCGATTCTTCCTCTACACGTACTATTGCCATCTCCACTGTATTAGGTTTGTACAGAGTGCCTATG GTGAGTTATTTTGCCACATGTTCCTGCCTGAGTGACCGGCAAAAGTTTCCATCCTTCTTTAGGACAATCCCAAGTGATGCTTTCCAG GTGCAGGCTATGATTCAGATTCTTAAACGGTTCGGCTGGACTTGGGCAGGTCTGCTCgtcagtgatgatgattatgGACTCCATGCTGCCCGATCATTCCAAGCTGACCTGGCTCAGTCTGGTGGAGGTTGTCTGGCCTATTTGGAGGTTTTGCCCTGGGGTAATGACCCAGTTGAGCTACGCAGGATTGTGGATATAATGAGGAAATCAACAGCTCGTGTGGTCATTGTATTTGCGCATCAGAGTCACATGATTGGCCTCATGGAAGAG GTGGTGAAACAGAATGTGACAGGCCATCAGTGGATTGCCAGTGAAGCCTGGACAGCAGCTGCTGTGCTCCAGACCCCCGACCTCATGCCGTATCTGGGTGGCACACTGGGCATTGCCATCCGTCGAGGAGAAATACTAGGCCTCAAAGATTTCTTATTAACAACACGTCCAGACCTACATTACAACAACAGTTATGAAAATAACTTG GTAAATCAATTTTGGGAACACACATTTCAGTGCAGATTTGCACCATCTTCATCAggttggatggatggtgggGGAGCACTATGCACAGGAGAGGAGGACCTAGAGAATGTGGAGACTGAGTTAATGGATGTGTCTAACCTCAGGCCGGAGTACAATGTGTACAAGGCTGTGTATGCTCTGGCGTATGCCCTTGATGACATGTTGCAGTGTGTACCAGGCAGAGGACCTTTCAGTGGGCGCAGCTGTGCAACTTTGCAAGGACTGGAGCTGTGGCAG CTTGTACATTATTTACGAAAGGTCAACTTCACCACACCATTTGGTGATCAAGTGTCATTTGATGAGAATGGTGATGCTTTACCAATATATGACATTATGAACTGGCAGTGGCTCCCTGATGGAAGAACAAAAGTTCAAACTGTGGGTGCAGTTAAGAAGTCAGCATTTACAAGTGAAAAGCTCACAATTGATGAGGACAAAATCTTCTGGAACTTTCAATCCAAAGAG CCACCCCGATCAGTGTGTAGTGAGAGCTGTCCTCTAGGTACTCGAATTGCCAGAAAAAAGGGTCAACCTGAGTGCTGTTTCGACTGCATCCTTTGTTCTGAGGGAAAGATCAGCAATAATACAG ACTCTACAGAGTGCACCAGTTGTCCAGAAGACTTCTGGTCCAACCCCCAGCGAGACCACTGTGTTCCTAAGAAAATTGAGTTCCTCTCCTACCATGAGCCCCTGGGCATCTGCTTGACCATCACATCATTGCTGGGCACATTTATCTGTGCTGTTGTCCTGGGCATTTTCATTTATCATAGCAGTACACCCCTGGTACGCGCCAACAATTCAGAACTGAGTTTCCTGCTCTTAATCTCACTCAAACTATGTTTTCTGTGCTCACTGCTGTTCATTGGTCGCCCCAGACTATGGACATGCCAGCTGAGACATGCAGCATTTGGTATCAGCTTTGTGCTTTGTGTTTCATGTATCCTGGTGAAAACCATGGTGGTTCTGGCTGTTTTTAAGGCCTCCAAACCAGGAGGTGGAGCCAGTCTGAAGTGGTTTGGTGCTATGCAGCAGAGAGGGACAGTTCTGGTTCTTACATCAATCCAGGCAGCAATCTGTACTACGTGGCTTGTCACATCTTCACCAGCTCCTCATAAAAATACTCAatatcacaatgacaaaatagtgtatgagtgtgtagtTGGGTCCACTATTGGGTTTGCAGTGTTGCTGGGTTATATTGGCTTATTGGCTATCCTCAGCTTCCTGCTAGCATTTCTGGCAAGGAATCTTCCAGACAACTTCAATGAGGCCAAATTCATCACTTTCAGCATGCTGATCTTCTGTGCTGTGTGGGTGGCCTTTGTCCCTGCTTATGTCAACTCCCCAGGCAAATATGCAGATGCTGTGGAGGTATTTGCCATCCTGGCCTCCAGTTTTGGTCTCTTGGTAGCACTGTTTGGACCAAAATGTTACATCATCTTGCTGAGACCcgaaagaaacacaaagaaagcaaTCATGGGTCGAGCCATCACCAAGTGA